The DNA sequence ATGACCGGCCCGGCCAGCTCCAGCAGCTTGCCCTCCAGGTCGGCATCGGACAGGGGAAGTTCAGGGTCGCCCTTGCGGTCGGGCTGCAGGTGCGACAGGCAGCGTCCGTCGTGCAGCGTGATCACCACCCGCGCGGCGCGGCGGGCCGGGAAGCCGGCGTCCACCTCGGGGTCGAGCGATTTGCGGATGCGCTGCATGAGCGCCCGCGTGGCCGGGTCGTTCAACCGGTCCGGCTCGAACGCCGACAGGCGCACGCTGCCATGGACCAGCGCGCTGGCCACCATGTAGTGCAGGCTGAAGCGAGCCTGGTCGGCTGTCTGCGGCTCGACGTGCGGGGCGATGTCCAGCGTGGCCTGGTAGACCCCGAGGTGGACGGACGCGATGTCGGTGTGGCGGAAACCGTGCTGCGCCTGCAAGGCCAATGCACCGTCGATGGCCGCGAAGGTGTGACCGCAGCCGATGTGGTTCTTGAAGGTCAGCCGCGTGATGTGAAAATCGTCGCCCAGCGTGGCGTCGACCTGTGACCAGTCCGGGCCATCGCTCATGGCCTGTCCCAAGCCGGAGGCACCTTCGAGCACGTCGAGCGAACTGCGCATCCCCTTGGCGGCTAACTGCGCGGCGAGGACACCGGCTTCGGCGGCGCGACCGGCGTGCAGGGGCTTGGCCATGGCTTCGGTGCGGAACGCCTGCTGCAGCCCGGCGGTGAAGGTGCCGGCCAGGGCGAGTGCATGGGCAAAGGCGACCTCATTCAGCCGCAGCAGGCTGGCCGCTGCCGCCGCCGCGCCGAAGCTGCCCATGGTGCCGGTGTTGTGCCAATGGCGGTAGTGCGGCCGGCCCATCACGACGCCGATGCGCGTGGACACCTCGTAGCCCACGACCACGGCGCGCAGGAACTCGGCGCCGTGCGCGCCATTCGCCTGGGCCACCGCCAGCGCAGCGGCAATGGTGGCCGCGCCCGGGTGGACCATCGCATCGCGAAAACTGTCGTCCACCTCGGCGGCGTGCGCGGCGGTGCCGTTGAGCAGCGCAGCCGCCCGGGTCGTGGCGGCGCGGCCTCGCGCGAGGCGGGCCGGGCCGCGGTCCAGATCCTCGGCCAGCGTCGCCTCCAGCACGCGCACGGCCGGCATGTCCAGCCCCGGGTAGAGCGAGGCATGCCAGTCGATCACGGCCCGCTGGGCGTGGTGGACCACGTCGTCGGGCAACGCTTGCTGCGCCAGTTGCGCGGCGAAGCGGGCAAAAAGTTCAGTGACCTTCATCGCACACCACCCCGTCCAGCAACACAGCAACATCGCCGCGCACGAAGCCTTGCCCGCTCAACGCCGCCAGTTCGTCCAGATCCGCCTGCAGCGCCGCGGCCCCACGCTCCCGCGCCCAGAACACCGGACCGCCTTCCCAGCGCGGAAAGCCATAGCCGTTGACCAGCGCGACATCCACGTCCGTGGCGCGCTCGGCCACGCCTTCCGCGAGCAGCAGCGCAGCTTCATTGACCAGCGCCAGCAACGCCCGGCGCTGGATCTCGCCG is a window from the Sphaerotilus montanus genome containing:
- a CDS encoding MmgE/PrpD family protein, with protein sequence MKVTELFARFAAQLAQQALPDDVVHHAQRAVIDWHASLYPGLDMPAVRVLEATLAEDLDRGPARLARGRAATTRAAALLNGTAAHAAEVDDSFRDAMVHPGAATIAAALAVAQANGAHGAEFLRAVVVGYEVSTRIGVVMGRPHYRHWHNTGTMGSFGAAAAAASLLRLNEVAFAHALALAGTFTAGLQQAFRTEAMAKPLHAGRAAEAGVLAAQLAAKGMRSSLDVLEGASGLGQAMSDGPDWSQVDATLGDDFHITRLTFKNHIGCGHTFAAIDGALALQAQHGFRHTDIASVHLGVYQATLDIAPHVEPQTADQARFSLHYMVASALVHGSVRLSAFEPDRLNDPATRALMQRIRKSLDPEVDAGFPARRAARVVITLHDGRCLSHLQPDRKGDPELPLSDADLEGKLLELAGPVIGDAAARTLLAHLWTLNTSETLP